A genomic stretch from Salarias fasciatus chromosome 18, fSalaFa1.1, whole genome shotgun sequence includes:
- the LOC115405816 gene encoding nucleolar transcription factor 1-A-like isoform X1: MNGSSSVSVAQSGRVKAEADDWTKEDCLTLLERIRSLLPDGDAMKYKTTESHFDWDKVCFGGFTGDMCRQKWQKVSTEVRKYRTMTELIVDAIEFVKNPYKGKKLKTHPDFPKKPLTPYFRFFMEKRAKYAKIHPEMSNLDLTKILSKKYKELPDKKKQKYITEFQREKEDFEKNMARFREDHPELIEERKKSDLPEKPKTPQQLWYNHEKKTYLKLHPEVSQKELKEALRRQWSQLSDKRRLKWISKALELQKDYEDSMRAYHEAHPDANSDDHVRSVLTKAERQLKDKFDGRPTKPPPNGYSLYCAELMVNMKDVPSTERMVLCSKQWKMMTQKEKDMFQKRCEQKKKQYDADLQRFLESLPEEERDRVLTEEKLGGAKGGVGVGSSPHRAKSPSVKERCREVEPEPWVTAVLPKERRDGKKSAKLPETPKTAEEMWQHSVTGDYLAKYRSDRRKAQAAMEAAWKSMEKKEKIPWIKKAAEDQKRYERELLEMRTPTTGQRKPKFDGEPKKPPVSGYQMFSQELLTNGELNHFSLKERMVEIGKRWQKLSLGQKDKYKKLVEEQQVEYKAELEAWVKSLTPQDRAVYKEFSTSKRRTTTKVRSPVAKVRVTAKAKAGSSRITTPTIQVGKRAMAYRAKQDMSDSDEEEEKSDSSDSDEDDESSGSSESEDDENDDEDDEDEDDEDQTSSEESSDSDSD, translated from the exons ATgaacggcagcagcagcgtctccgtTGCTCAGAGCGGCAGGGTCAAGGCTGAAGCAG ATGACTGGACGAAGGAGgactgtctgactctgctggaGAGGATTCGCAGTCTGCTGCCAGACGGAGACGCTATGAAGTACAAAACCACCGAGTCCCACTTCGACTGGGACAAAGTCTGCTTCGGCGGCTTCACCGGGGATATGTGCCGGCAGAAGTGGCAGAAAGTCTCAACGGAG GTTCGAAAGTATCGAACAATGACAGAGCTCATCGTTGATGCCattgagtttgtgaaaaacCCATACAAAGGCAAGAAGCTAAAG ACTCACCCGGATTTCCCCAAGAAGCCCCTGACTCCCTATTTTCGTTTCTTCATGGAGAAACGAGCCAAATACGCTAAAATCCATCCAGAGATGAGCAATCTGGACCTGACCAAGATACTGTCTAAGAAGTACAAGGAGCTGCCTGATAAGAAAAAG CAAAAGTACATTACAGAGTTCCAACGGGAGAAAGAAGACTTTGAGAAGAACATGGCTCGATTCAG GGAAGACCATCCGGAGCTCATCGAGGAGCGGAAGAAGTCGGATTTGCCAGAGAAGCCTAAAACCCCTCAACAGCTGTGGTACAACCATGAGAAAAAGACGTATCTGAAGCTACATCCAGAG gtgagtcagaaggagctgaaggaggctCTGAGGAGGCAGTGGTCCCAACTGTCAGACAAGAGGAGGCTCAAGTGGATCAGCAAGGCTCTGGAGCTGCAAAAAGACTACGAG gacagCATGAGAGCGTACCACGAAGCGCATCCCGACGCGAACTCAGACGACCACGTCCGCTCCGTCCTCACCAAAGCTGAGCGACAGCTGAAGGACAAGTTCGACGGAAGGCCCACCAAACCACCGCC taacGGCTACTCGCTGTACTGCGCCGAGCTGATGGTGAACATGAAGGACGTGCCCAGCACGGAGCGGATGGTGCTCTGCAGCAAGCAGTGGAAGATGATGACGCAGAAGGAGAAGGACATGTTCCAGAAGCGCTGCGAGCAG AAAAAGAAGCAGTACGACGCCGACCTGCAGAGATTTCTAGAG AGTCTTCCAGAAGAGGAACGTGACCGAGTCCTGACAGAGGAAAAACTGGGTGGAGCCAAAGGTGGAGTGGGCGTGGGCTCCAGCCCTCACAGAGCCAAGTCTCCCTCAGTGAAg GAGCGGTGTCGTGAGGTGGAGCCAGAGCCGTGGGTCACCGCCGTCCTGCCCAAAGAACGACGGGACGGGAAGAAGTCGGCGAAGCTCCCGGAGACTCCGAAAACCGCAGAGGAGATGTGGCAGCACAGCGTGACCGGAGACTACCTGGCTAAATACAGA AGCGACCGCAGGAAAGCCCAGGCAGCGATGGAGGCGGCTTGGAAGTCaatggagaagaaagaaaagattcCTTGGATCAAGAAAGCAGCGGAGGACCAGAAACGTTACGAG agggagctgttGGAGATGAGGACTCCAACGACGGGTCAAAGGAAACCCAAGTTTGACGGGGAACCAAAGAAACCTCCAGT GAGCGGCTACCAGATGTTCtcccaggagctgctgaccaACGGCGAGCTCAACCACTTCAGCCTGAAGGAGCGGATGGTGGAGATCGGCAAGCGCTGGCAGAAGCTGAGCCTCGGCCAGAAGGACAAGTACAagaagctggtggaggagcagcaggtggagtaCAAGGCCGAGCTGGAGGCCTGGGTCAAG TCGCTGACGCCTCAGGATCGGGCCGTCTACAAGGAGTTCTCCACCTCA aaacGACGCACTACAACTAAAGTTCGCAGCCCCGTAGCAAAGGTCCGTGTGACTGCGAAAGCAAAAGCAGGAAGCTCGCGAATCACGACTCCCACCATCCAGGTGGGCAAGAGGGCGATGGCGTACCGAGCCaag CAGGACATGTCGGAttcagatgaggaggaggagaaaagtgaCTCGTCAGACTCGGACGAAGACGACGAGTCGTCGGGAAGCAGCGAGAGCGAGGACGATGAG
- the LOC115405816 gene encoding nucleolar transcription factor 1-A-like isoform X2 yields the protein MNGSSSVSVAQSGRVKAEADDWTKEDCLTLLERIRSLLPDGDAMKYKTTESHFDWDKVCFGGFTGDMCRQKWQKVSTEVRKYRTMTELIVDAIEFVKNPYKGKKLKTHPDFPKKPLTPYFRFFMEKRAKYAKIHPEMSNLDLTKILSKKYKELPDKKKQKYITEFQREKEDFEKNMARFREDHPELIEERKKSDLPEKPKTPQQLWYNHEKKTYLKLHPEVSQKELKEALRRQWSQLSDKRRLKWISKALELQKDYEDSMRAYHEAHPDANSDDHVRSVLTKAERQLKDKFDGRPTKPPPNGYSLYCAELMVNMKDVPSTERMVLCSKQWKMMTQKEKDMFQKRCEQKKKQYDADLQRFLESLPEEERDRVLTEEKLGGAKGGVGVGSSPHRAKSPSVKERCREVEPEPWVTAVLPKERRDGKKSAKLPETPKTAEEMWQHSVTGDYLAKYRSDRRKAQAAMEAAWKSMEKKEKIPWIKKAAEDQKRYERELLEMRTPTTGQRKPKFDGEPKKPPVSGYQMFSQELLTNGELNHFSLKERMVEIGKRWQKLSLGQKDKYKKLVEEQQVEYKAELEAWVKSLTPQDRAVYKEFSTSKRRTTTKVRSPVAKVRVTAKAKAGSSRITTPTIQVGKRAMAYRAKDMSDSDEEEEKSDSSDSDEDDESSGSSESEDDENDDEDDEDEDDEDQTSSEESSDSDSD from the exons ATgaacggcagcagcagcgtctccgtTGCTCAGAGCGGCAGGGTCAAGGCTGAAGCAG ATGACTGGACGAAGGAGgactgtctgactctgctggaGAGGATTCGCAGTCTGCTGCCAGACGGAGACGCTATGAAGTACAAAACCACCGAGTCCCACTTCGACTGGGACAAAGTCTGCTTCGGCGGCTTCACCGGGGATATGTGCCGGCAGAAGTGGCAGAAAGTCTCAACGGAG GTTCGAAAGTATCGAACAATGACAGAGCTCATCGTTGATGCCattgagtttgtgaaaaacCCATACAAAGGCAAGAAGCTAAAG ACTCACCCGGATTTCCCCAAGAAGCCCCTGACTCCCTATTTTCGTTTCTTCATGGAGAAACGAGCCAAATACGCTAAAATCCATCCAGAGATGAGCAATCTGGACCTGACCAAGATACTGTCTAAGAAGTACAAGGAGCTGCCTGATAAGAAAAAG CAAAAGTACATTACAGAGTTCCAACGGGAGAAAGAAGACTTTGAGAAGAACATGGCTCGATTCAG GGAAGACCATCCGGAGCTCATCGAGGAGCGGAAGAAGTCGGATTTGCCAGAGAAGCCTAAAACCCCTCAACAGCTGTGGTACAACCATGAGAAAAAGACGTATCTGAAGCTACATCCAGAG gtgagtcagaaggagctgaaggaggctCTGAGGAGGCAGTGGTCCCAACTGTCAGACAAGAGGAGGCTCAAGTGGATCAGCAAGGCTCTGGAGCTGCAAAAAGACTACGAG gacagCATGAGAGCGTACCACGAAGCGCATCCCGACGCGAACTCAGACGACCACGTCCGCTCCGTCCTCACCAAAGCTGAGCGACAGCTGAAGGACAAGTTCGACGGAAGGCCCACCAAACCACCGCC taacGGCTACTCGCTGTACTGCGCCGAGCTGATGGTGAACATGAAGGACGTGCCCAGCACGGAGCGGATGGTGCTCTGCAGCAAGCAGTGGAAGATGATGACGCAGAAGGAGAAGGACATGTTCCAGAAGCGCTGCGAGCAG AAAAAGAAGCAGTACGACGCCGACCTGCAGAGATTTCTAGAG AGTCTTCCAGAAGAGGAACGTGACCGAGTCCTGACAGAGGAAAAACTGGGTGGAGCCAAAGGTGGAGTGGGCGTGGGCTCCAGCCCTCACAGAGCCAAGTCTCCCTCAGTGAAg GAGCGGTGTCGTGAGGTGGAGCCAGAGCCGTGGGTCACCGCCGTCCTGCCCAAAGAACGACGGGACGGGAAGAAGTCGGCGAAGCTCCCGGAGACTCCGAAAACCGCAGAGGAGATGTGGCAGCACAGCGTGACCGGAGACTACCTGGCTAAATACAGA AGCGACCGCAGGAAAGCCCAGGCAGCGATGGAGGCGGCTTGGAAGTCaatggagaagaaagaaaagattcCTTGGATCAAGAAAGCAGCGGAGGACCAGAAACGTTACGAG agggagctgttGGAGATGAGGACTCCAACGACGGGTCAAAGGAAACCCAAGTTTGACGGGGAACCAAAGAAACCTCCAGT GAGCGGCTACCAGATGTTCtcccaggagctgctgaccaACGGCGAGCTCAACCACTTCAGCCTGAAGGAGCGGATGGTGGAGATCGGCAAGCGCTGGCAGAAGCTGAGCCTCGGCCAGAAGGACAAGTACAagaagctggtggaggagcagcaggtggagtaCAAGGCCGAGCTGGAGGCCTGGGTCAAG TCGCTGACGCCTCAGGATCGGGCCGTCTACAAGGAGTTCTCCACCTCA aaacGACGCACTACAACTAAAGTTCGCAGCCCCGTAGCAAAGGTCCGTGTGACTGCGAAAGCAAAAGCAGGAAGCTCGCGAATCACGACTCCCACCATCCAGGTGGGCAAGAGGGCGATGGCGTACCGAGCCaag GACATGTCGGAttcagatgaggaggaggagaaaagtgaCTCGTCAGACTCGGACGAAGACGACGAGTCGTCGGGAAGCAGCGAGAGCGAGGACGATGAG